One Gemmatimonadaceae bacterium genomic window, ATGTCGAGATCCCAAGCGACGTCAAATACATAGAACAAGTGGTCGAGCTCGCGACACGTCAGTGTCGCGAGTTGCATCTGCCTCCGCACAAATGCTCCCTCAACGTCCCGGTGGCGCTTTCGGAGGCGCTGTCGAACGCCATTCTCCGCGGCAATGCCAACGGCCAGGGAAAGGTGCGGATTCGCGCGGTGATAAGGGACGACGCCGTCGTGTTCGACATAACGGACGAAGGAGCCGATTTCGACATCGACGCGATGCGAGTCGAGCCAACACCCGAGACCATCCTGCGCGAGGAGGGCCGGGGCCTCTTTCTCATGCACCGCCTCATGGACAGAGTCGAGCACAGCTATGATCGCGGCAACAAAATAAGACTCACACTCCGTCGCAAATGAGAGAGCTCGAGACGGTCCTCGTTGCATTCCGCGACATAACGCAATGCGAGGCTGCCGTCTGGAGGGCTCCCGAGGGGGATGTTGACGCGCTTGTCCCGGTGGCGCGCTCCGGCCCGCGGCTCGAACGTCCCGACAAGGTTCCGGTTGGGAAGGACGCCAGTCCAATCGCGTCGAACGACGGCAAGATGCTCGTCGCGCAGGTGCCGGGCATCAAGCGGACCTGGCTGGCCGTCGCGCCGTGCGAGCCCGGAGGTGAACCAGAGGAAAAGCATCTCCGGCTCCTGCTGCCGTTTGTCGTGCAGGTTCTTCGCGGTGCGCAAGAGGTCGACCACGCTGCGCTCGAGCTCGCAGAGCGATACGAGGAGATCAATCTTCTCTACACGATCGGTGAGATTCTCGGCCGCACGGTGACGCTCGAGGAGGCGGCAACCACAATCCTCACCGAGATATCGGAAACCGTCGGTGCGCGGCACGCATCGATTCTGGTTCACGACCCGACGACTGATACGCTGCACGTCGTTGCGGCGATCGGTCATGGCTCGCAGGGCGGCCCGCCAATCGCCGTCAACGATCCCGTCTGTGTCTCGGCGCGCGTGTTCCGCACGCAGCACCCGCTGACTGTAGACGAGGGCGAGATGGTTTGTGACGCCGAACGGCCGTATCGGCGCGGGCAGATGCTGTCTGTCCCGATCATGTGGACCACCCCGTCGGGCGGCGAGCCGCTCGGCGTCGTCAATCTTTCGGACCGCAGGTCGCACCAGCCGTACAGCGCCGGGGATCAGAAGCTCGTTGCCGCGATAGCAACGCAGATTGGAACCGCGATTCAGAACGCCCGGCTCGTGCGGGCATCGCTCGAGCAGCAGCGGCTGCTACAGGAGATGAATCTGGCCCACGATCTCCAGATGAAGCTCCTGCCGAATCCTGCGATCGTCGCGCCGGAAGCAAAAGTCGCTGCGCGTGTCGTTCCCGCAGAAAGCGTCGGTGGAGATTTCTATCATCTCTTCCGCATTCCGGGAGGACGAACGGGCGTCATGATAGGCGACGTGTCGGGTCATGGGTATCGCGCCGCCCTCATCATGGCCCTTGCGATGAGCGCCGCCGCCATCCATGCGCAGAATGCGGCCGACCCCGGTGAGATGCTGTCGATGCTCCTTGGGACTCTCCGGGAGGAGCTTGCGACGACCGAGATGTTCATCTCGATGTTCTTCGGCGTGCTCGAAAAAAAATCCTCGACTCTGCGGTACTCGAACACGGGTCATCCTCACGCGTTCATCTTCGGATCGTCGGGCCCACCTCGACGGCTCCACGCGCACGGCCCACCACTTGGCATGACCGACGAAGCGCCCGGCGCGAACGCCGAGCCGTGGCGAAAGGGTGAAGATCTTCTCGTGCTCTTCACCGACGGCATCATCGATGTCATCAATCCGGCCGGAGACCGGCTCGGCGAGCAGAAGGTTCTCGACGTAGTAAGCGAAAGCCGCGCCCTTCATCCGGACGAGATTTTGCGGCGTGTGTTCGACATGCTCGGCGAGTATACCGGCGGCGCGCCGAGTGCCGACGACCTGACGCTGCTCGTCCTGCGAAGCTGACCGTTGCCCCGTAAGCGGGGCTTTCCCCCCGTACTCAAGCGGTTCGGGCAGCATTTTCTGAACGATCGCGACGCGCTGACGGCGATCGCCGACGCGGCTCAACTCGACAAGAGCGACGTTGTGGTTGAGATCGGACCTGGCAGAGGTGCGCTGACGGACTTGCTGCTCGAGCGTGCCGGCCGCGTCATCGCTGTTGAGATCGATCGTGAGCTGGTGGACAGGCTGCGAAAATCCCACGAAGGGGTCTCTCGGCTCACCGTGATCGAAGGCGACATCCTCTCACTCAGGTATGAGGACATCGTGGGCCAGCCTTTTTCAGTTGTCGGCAACGTCCCGTACTACATCACGACACCGATTCTCTTCGGGCTGCTGCAGCCACCGCTGCCGGTTCGCGCCGTTCTTCTGGTTCAGGAAGAAGTCGCGGAGCGAATCGTCGCGGCACCCGACTCGCGCGCTTACGGAGCGCTGTCGGTGAATGTCCAGGCGGTTGCGCGAGCGGAAATCGTGAGAAGCGTGCCCGCGAGCGCATTCACGCCGCCGCCCAAGGTCGAATCGTCGGTGATGAGGTTCACGCCACTGGAAACGCCGCTCGTTCCGCTGGATGAGCTGGTAGAATTTCGGACGTTCGTGCAAGCCGCGTTCGGTATGCGGCGCAAGCAGCTCGCGAACATCCTGCGATCAGTACGAAGTCTGTCACTCGACGAGGCCACGGCCGTGCTCGAAGGGCATGGGGTCGACCCCCGAGCGCGGCCCGAGACTCTTTCTCCTTCCCAGCTAGCGGTGCTGATGCGGGCGAGTCGCTCGTGAGCCCACATGCTCGCGGCTGGAGCGTTACAGCAGGAACCTAGGCCTGAACGTCGTCAGTCGCCCTTATTCGTGAGAGCGAACGTGAGACCCTCGAGCTCCATCGCCATATTGACGGTGCGGAGAGCAACATCGTCGGGCACGTTGAGCTGCACCGGAGCAAAGCTGAGGATGCCCTTGATGCCCGCCTTCACGGCGCGATCAACGAGCTTTTGCGCCACCTCGGCTGGCACGGCGAGCACGGCGATCTGGAAGTTGTGAGCGACGATGTCACGCTCGAGCTGCGCCTCGTCCCGCACCGTGACGCTTCCCCAGCGTGTCCCGATCTTGGACGGATCGCTGTCGTAAACTCCGCTCACGATGAAGCCGCGCTCAGCGAAGCCGGCATAGCGGGCGAGAGCCGCGCCAATCTTCCCTGCGCCGATGATGCACACCCGCCATTGGCGGCCAAGGCCGAGAATCTTGCGGAGGCGCGACGAGAGCTCGGGTACGGAGTAACCGAGACCCCGCTTGCCGAACGATCCAAAGAACGACAGGTCTTTTCTGACCTGTGCCGAAGTGGTGCCGCCAAGCTTGGCGAGGTCGTCGCTCGATGTTGTCCGAACTCCGCGAGCTTCGATTTCGTCGAGGAAGCTGAGGTAGAGAGACAGGCGGCGTATTGTTGATTCAGCTATCCGTTTCACGCAGGCTTGTGAATTAGTTCACAAGTTAGTGGAACTGCGAGTCGGTCGGCAAGGAAACAGCCTTTATCCTTTTCCGTTTCCGTACGGGTACGGGGACCGGCTGACGGGAAACAGCTGACGCGCAACGGATTATTTTGATTTCAATGGCAGTGCATGTGACTTCGGAGATCGGCAGGCTAAAGTCAGTCCTCGTCCACCCTCCGGGCGCCGAGCTCTACGCGGTGACCCCCTCGACAAGAGAAGATTACCTCTACGACGACATCATGGACGTGCCGGCGGCGCAGCGCGAGCACCGTCGATTCGTCGCAATCCTCGAGCGTTTTGCCGAGGTGCACTACGTACATGATCTCCTGACGGAAGTTCTTTCCGACGCGGACGTAAAGCAGCTGCTGATTCGCGACACGCTCGACATTCTGCCGTCCGTTCCCCTAGCGCGCGAGCTCGAGGAAATGGCTCCCGCCGATCTGGCCCGCGCGCTCATCGAAGGCCGCGAGGAAGCACCGGGCCCCCTCGCCAGCGCGCTCAATGAGGGTGGCTACGCCCTGCCGCCGCTGCCCAATCTGTTCTTCACGCGCGACGTCGCAGTCGGCCTGAACGAGCACATCATGATCGGGTCGATGCGCTACAGCATCCGCTGGACTGAAGCGCTTGTGATGAAAGCCATTTTCACCCACAACCCGCGTCTGCAGAACAAGGGGATTGTCTACGACGGCTCCATGGAGCACAGGCTGAACTACACACTGGAGGGCGGAGACGTCCACCCGATACGCCGCAACACGCTGATGATCGGGTTCAGCGAGCGGTCGAGTCCGGCCGCGATCGACCAGCTGGCTTCAGTGCTCTTCGCCAACACCGACATCGAGGACCTGATCATCGTCGTGATGCCAGGCGAAGACATCGCGATCCATCTCGACATGATCTTCACGCAGGTCGATAGGCAGCTGTGCGTGGTTCATCCTCCGCATTTCATCGGGCCGGGCCGGCTGCCGATCCTGCTCTGGAAAAAGGGCGCGTCGAGCATGCGTGAGATGCCGAGCGTGTTTTCGGCGCTCGCCGAATGCGGCGTTCCCATGGAGCCGGTGTTGTGTGGTGGCGAGCGGCGAATGATGCAGGAGAGGGAGCAGTGGTCGTCGGGCTGCAATTTCGTTGCAGTCCGGCCGGGCCTTGTCCTATCATATGCGCGCAATGAGCTCACACACCGGGAAATGGAGAAGGCGGGATTCGATATCATCAACGCGGGTGATTTTCTCTCGGGAGAGCGAGCGATTTCTGAGGAGAGTCGAGCCGTCATTACTTTCGACGGTGGCGAGCTGGTGCGCGGCGGCGGTGGAGCGCGGTGCATGACGTGTCCTCTGGTCAGGGACGAGCCGTGGAGCTGACACGGGTGGGAACCGCGCGAGCCAACGAAACGGCGCGCGGCATTGGCACGCGAATGGAATCGACGATCCTTGCTGAGCGGGCGGCGCACTTCCTCGAGAGCGGGCCTGCCGATCCCGTGGCGCTGATCAGTCACGTCTGCAATCTCCCGGGCGCTCCGCTCATCGTGGCCGAGCACATGGCGCAGGCAATCTTCTCCGGCCGTCCCGAATTCGTGCGTGACGATGTCGGCAGGTGGCTCCTCCATGCTCCAGCGCCTGCGTACACTGTTGAGATCGACATGTCAGACGTCGACTTCGATACCGCGCTGGCGCGTGCGCGGCGTCCCGACCCCGACGTCCTCAGCGGACTCTCGTACGTGGTGGTCGACGTGGAGACCACAGGCACTCGCCATTACGCCGGAGACCGGATTACCGAGATAGCTGCGGTTGTAGTGCGCGACGGGCGCGTGACCGAAGTGTTCGAGACGCTCGTGAATCCTCAGCGTTCGATTCCTCCGTTTGTGACGCAGCTCACGAACATCACGTGGGAGATGGTCAAGGACGCGCCCACATTTCGAAAGGTCGAATCGCAGCTACTCGATGTGATGGCGGGACATGTCTTCGTTGCACACAACGCGAACTTCGACTGGCGCTTCATCTCGAGCGAGGTGCGGCGCGCATCCGGCCGCGAGCTCATCGGCCGGCGCCTCTGCACGGTGAAGCTCGCTCGGCGGCTTCTCCCGCAGCTGCCTCGGCGGTCGCTCGACTACATCGCGGGATACTACGGAGTGGAGATAACGGCGCGTCACCGCGCAGGGGGCGATGCAATAGCGACCGCTCATTGCCTGCTGCGTCTGCTTTCGGATGCAGCCGACCGAGGTTGTCTCACCTGGAGCGACCTCGATTTCATGATCGGGTTCCGCGCGCGCGCCCGTCGCGCCCGCCGTCGCCGGTCAGCGATGCCGGGCCCCGCGAATACGGACATGACGGCGTGAGCGCGCCGACGCCGCTGGTTGAGAAGCGTGTGGTCGGTGGGCTGACAATCCACGCAATTCAGTCCGGCGGTCAGAAGCTCGACGGTGGCGCGATGTTCGGCGTCGTACCCAAGGTGCTGTGGGAACGGCGGATTCCAGCAGACGAGCGCAACCGCATTCAGCTGGGGATGCGCTGCCTGTTGATCGAGCACGCTTCCGGACTCGTGCTTATCGATACCGGAGCCGGAAACAAGGAAGATCAGAAATTCAAAGCCATGTACGGAATCGAGAACGATGGTGCGGACGGACGGACTTTGCTCGAGGACGGTCTCCGCGAAATTGGCGCGCGCCCCGAGGATGTGGCCATCGTGATCAACACTCACCTGCATTTCGATCACGCCGGAGGGAACACCTATCGCGACGAATCAGGCAAGGTAAAGCCGTCATTTCCGAATGCGCGCTATTTCGTGAAGCGCGGCGAGTACGACTACGCGACTCACACCAACGAGCGCACGAGCGCGAGCTACTTCGAGCGCAACTTCATGCCCGTTGTCGCGACGGGCAAATTCGAGTTCGTGAGCCGCGAACGCGAGATAGTGAAAGGGATTCGCGTCGTTCCAACGCCGGGACACACTCCGTTTCATCAGAGCGTTCTCATCGATTCCGGCGGCGAGCGCGCCTTCTTCCTCGGAGACCTGTGCCCGACTCACGCGCACCTGCCTCTCCCCTGGATCATGGGCTACGACGTCGAGCCGCTCGTGACGCTCGAGACCAAGCGGCGGATTCTACGCCAGGCGGAGGACGAGGGCTGGCTCCTCGTGTTCGAGCACGATGCAAGCGTCGCGTGGGGGAGAGTAGAGCACGACGGGAAAGGCTACGGGCTCAAAGGCGACTGACTGTGCAACGCGCACATCGAGCATCTATGACGAAGGGTGAGAAACGATTTGGCGGATTCAACGGATTCGGCGGATGACTGCAAAACTCTTGGGAACTACGGAACAGCATTGCATCAACTCGGACCGTCGTTGCCGTTAACCAAAGAATTTCCGTAGTATCCGCCGAATCCGTTGAATTCGCTGAATCGGTTTTCACCTTCGTCATAGATGCTTGATGCGAGAAGCGGTTGGTTGTCTTGCCCCGATGTCGGAGATCGTTTAGTGTTATGGAGTTACAAGACGAGAAGCAGGCACTCCCGGCGGAGCGCCTCACCCTCTGGCCCTCGCGCTGAATTGAAGCGAGGCGTGCTGAAGGAGTTCATGCCGAGCGGGGCCGGAGGATCATTCCGGTCTCACTTCCGCGCGGGCTTCTCACAAGGGGCTCGCGCTTCTCGTTTTCAGTTTTCTTCAATTAGAGGTAGCCGAGTATTCAGGACACAACAAAACGTGTACGCGTGAACAGGCAGATTCGCATCAGCCCGCTCCGCGTGATCGCCGCCGACGGCGCTCAGCTTGGGATCATGGATGTGGAAGCAGCGCTGGCCGCCGCGGTGGAGCAGGGGCTGGATCTAGTGGAAGTCGCTCCGTTGGCTCGCCCCCCGGTTGTCCGCATCATGGACTACGGGAAATACAAGTTCGAGATGGCCAAGATGGCGCGGCAGGCTAAAAAGAAGCAGCACGTGATCCACCTCAAAGAAGTGAAGTTTCGTCCTGGAATCGAAGAGCACGATTTCGCCACGAAAACGCGTCATGCGCGAGCTTTCCTGGCGGACGGTAACAAGGTGAAGGTGACGCTGATGTTCCGCGGTCGTCAGATCGCGCATCCGGAGCTCGGCCGAATTGTTGTGAATCGGGTGGCGCAGGAGCTGTCCGACGTAGCGAAGGTCGAGACAGAGCCGAAGTTCGAAGGAAAGTTCATGACGATGATTCTCGCGCCGAAGTAAGCGCGAACACCGTCAATCAACGAATACAGAGACTGAAATGCCGAAAATGAAGAGTCACAGGGGCGCGAGAAAGCGCTTCAAGATCACGGGGACAGGCAAGGTCAAGCGCATGAAGGCCTTCAAGAGCCACATCCTCACCAAGAAGACTTCCAAGCGGAAGCGCCGACTTCGCCAGTCAGCGGTGATAACCACGCCCGGCGAAGCAAAGAACATCAAGCGCCTTCTGCAGGCGTAAAGGAGAACCACCATGCCTCGCGTCAGATCGAACGTAGTGCGCTTGAAGCGCAAGAAGCAGGTCATGAAAGCCGCTCGCGGCGCCTTTGGCGCGCGCAGCAAGTTGTGGAAGGCGGCGAAGGAAAACGTCGAGCGTGGCTGGAAATACGCCTACCGCGACCGCAAGAACAAGAAGCGCGATTTCAGGAAGCTATGGATCGTCCGCATCAATGCGGCGGCTCACCAGCACGACATGAGCTACAGCGTATTCATGAATGGACTGAAGCGCGCCGGCGTCGAGATCGATCGAAAAGTGCTGGCGGATATCGCAGTCAATGATCCTGCTGCATTTGGCGCTCTAGCCGAAGCTGCCCGCGCTGCGTTGGCCGCGGCCTAGCCCGCTGTAAGTCATCAAAGGGCGGCCCGGGAACGAAGCAGCGCGACCTTCCGGGGCCGCCTTTTCACATTTCGCCATTCTCATCATCGCCGTCCACGTGAAGCTCCAGGAGTTCATCGCAAGAATCGCCGAAGTCGAGGCGCGGGCCGCTTCGCTCGTTGCAGCAGCGGCGTCCACGGCCGCGCTCGAGGCGGCGCGGCACAGCCTCGTCGGTCGGAAGAGTGGGGAGCTCACCGCTCTCATGAAGGAGCTGCCCGCCCTCTCCCCTGAGGAGCGTCGCGAGGCAGGCGCCGCGGTCAATCGAGCTAAATCCGCCATTGAAAACGCCCTCGATACGCGAGCGATCGATCTGATCAGCGCGAAGACCACAGGCTGCACGATCGATCTCACGATGCCCGCCCGTCGCCACTGGAAAGGAGCAAAGCACCCGGTGACGCTCGTCATCGAGGAGATTGAAGAAATCTTCCGGGAGCTCGGTTTCACGATCGCGCTCGGCCCCGAAGCGGAAACGGAATGGCACAATTTTGGTGCGCTCAATTTTCCGCCCGACCACCCGGCGATGGACATGCACGACACGCTGTACCTCGACGACGGGCTGCTGCTCCGCACGCACACGTCGCCGGTGCAGATCAGGACGCTTCAGAGTTACGAGCCGCCGATACGAATTCTTGCACCGGGCAACGTGTATCGCCGCGACTTCTTCGACGCGTCGCATGCGCCGGTCTTTGCGCAAATCGAAGGACTTGCCGTAGACGAGGGAGTGAGCTTCGTCGACCTGAAAGCGACGCTGACTCGTTTTGCGAATCGCTTTTTCGGAGCGACGCGCACACGGTTCCGCCCCAGCTACTTCCCGTTCACCGAGCCATCGGCCGAGATGGACGTCGAATGCACGCTGTGCAAAGGGTCCGGTTGCGCCGCATGCAAGCACACCGGCTGGTCCGAGATTCTCGGCTCCGGAATGGTCCACCCGTTGGTGCTCGAAGCCTCAGGCGTGGACAGCGAGCGCTACACGGGCTGGGCGTTCGGGATGGGACCGGGCCGGGCGGCAATGCAGCGCTATGGAGTTCCCGACATCCGCCTGCTTTATGATTCCGACATGAGATTCCTGGAACAGTTCGCGGAATGAACGCATCGTACGAGTGGCTGCGCGACTTCGTTCCCTTTGCGCTCAGCCCGGAAGAGCTTCGGGACCTTTTGACTTCGCGAGTCGCGACGGTCGACGACATCGTTCGTCTCCGCGCTGATCTCGACGAGATCGTCGTTGCCCGGGTGGTCGAAGTCGAGCGTCACCCCAACGCCGATCATCTCTGGGTTACGAAAGTCGATGCCGGGTCCGGCGAGCTTCGGGATGTCGTATGCGGAGCCCCCAACGTGACCGCGGGTGCGCTGTATCCTTTCGCTGCCGTTGGCTCGACGCTCCCGGGTGGACTCAAGCTCGAGAAGCGAAAGATCAGAGGAGTCGTATCGGAAGGCATGCTGTGCTCGGCGAGGGAGCTCGACCTCGGGACCGATCACGAAGGCATCATGGCGCTCGACGTGAACGTGAGCCCGGGGACGAAGTTCCTCGATGCCGTCGCCGTCGGTGACGTCCGGCTCGTGGTGGATGTACTGCCGAATCGTCCCGATCTCCTTTCGCACGAAGGATTGGCTCGCGAGATAGCGGCAGCCATCAGTGTCCCGTTGCGCGTGCCCGCGATTCCGGGTCATACCGATTCTCCTGGCCCAGCCGTCGGCAGGCAACCGCACGCGACTGTCATGGTTGAGGATGTCTCTGGATGCCCTCGCTACATGGCAGCCATCATCCGCGACGTAAAAATCGCGCCAAGCCCTTCGTGGCTTGCGGCGCGAGTGGAAGCAGTGGGTTCCCGCTCGATTAACAATGTCGTTGACGCAACGAATTACATGTTGCACGGATTCGGCCAGCCGATGCACGCCTTCGATCTTTCGCGGCTCGAAGGAAATCGGATCGTCGTTCGCCGCGCACGAAACGGTGAAAAGATCAGAACACTGGACGGCATCGAGCGCATCCTCGATCCCGAGATGACCGTCATCGCGGACGGCAGCAGCGCGCAGGCGATCGCGGGCGTAATCGGCGGAGAAGGCAGCGAGGTCACCGATGCGACAACGGACATTCTGCTCGAGGTTGCGTCGTTCGACGCGCGGCGAGTGCGTGCCACTCGCCGGAAGCTCGGCGTATCGAGCGATGCCAGCTATCGGTTCGAGCGGGGCGTCGACGCCCATGCGTGTTCCCGCCATCTCCGATACGCGATCGAGCTCATCACGGCGGTGGCCGGAGGCACGCTTGACGGCGACCCTGCGGATGTTTGCGCAACGCTTCCCATACCGCCCGTGATTCCGGTTCGCAGCCAGCGTATCGAGACACTGCTCGGTGAGGCGATCGATAGCGAAGAGATCGACCGGGAACTAACGTCGATCGGGTTCTCAGTCGCGACTGGCAAGCGCGACGATGGTATCTCAGTGACGCCACCGACATGGCGGAGCGACGTCGTCGCCGAGGTGGAGGTGATCGAGGAGGTCGCCCGCCTGCACGGATACGACAAGTTCTCCTCGGAGATCAGGCCGTTCCGACCAGGGAGCGTTCCAGATGCGCCGCTTCATCTTCTCTCGGCGCGTGTTCGGAATGCCTGTGTCGCGGCTGGACTGCTCGAGGTGCGCCCTCTCCCGTTCACCCGCAGCAACGACAAGCGCTCGCTGAAGGTCCGCAACCCACTGGCGGAGGACGAGGCATTTCTTCGACAGGACATTCTCGACACGCTCGCCCGGCGCGCGGAGCTCAACCTCGCGCATATGCAGCGCACGATTCGCCTCTTCGAGATTGGAGCGGTCTTTTTGAGTAACGAAGCGGGCAAGGGAGCGCTGCCCGACGAGCGAATTCATCTCGCGATACTAGTGCTGGGAGATCGACGTCCTCCGCACTTCACCGAGCCGCGTCCGCCCCACTACGACGAGTGGGATGCGAAAGGAATTGCCGAATCGCTCGGCGGGGCTGTGTTTCCCGGTCATGTGATATCGTGCGTGCCGGCGGAAGGCGACGCCCTTTGGACCATCACCGCAGCCGACGTGAAGGTCGGCATTGTTCGGCCCGTGCCTCTCGATGCACCTGCCTGGGCGGCTCCGGCATTCGGAATTGAAATCGACCTCGAGGCACTTTCCGCTTGGCCTGGCCGGATGTATTCGGCGTCTCCAGGCGCGGCTGATCGGCGCTCGGATGGGACCGTCGGCAAACGATCCGGCGACGCGGGTGCACGCGCTGCGCCAGCCGTATCTGCCCCCGCGCGTTTTTACACGCCGATTCCAGCCATGCCAGCGATGGATGTGGACATCGCCCTCATCGTTCCGGATCGGATCGATGCGGGGCAGGTGGAGCGTGTCATCCGCGAGGCGGCGGGAGAGCTACTCGAGCGGCTGGCGCTGTTCGACGAGTTCCGCGGCGCGGGGGTACCGGAGGGGTCGCGTAGTCTCGCCTGGCGATTGACGTTCAGACATCCGGAGCGCACACTACGCGAGCGCGAGATTCAGGGAAGAACGGAAAGGATCGTGAAAGCTCTAGAGGGAGAACTTGGCGTCAGACAGCGAACTGCCTGAATCGGAGGCCGCATTCGCGGACCTCGAAAAACTCGTCCATCATCTGGGCGATGAGCTGGCGTCTTTCCGAAGGCGCGCGCTGCAGGCCGAGGCGAGGGTGAAAGCGCTCGAGGCGTCGCCTGGAGCGACCCGTACCAGCCCGGAGCGAATCGAAAAGCTCGAGCGCGAGAATGCCAGCCTGAAGATGCGGCTCGAGACGGCCCGCGGACGCACCCGGCAGATGCTCGAGCGGGTTCGCTTTCTTCGCCAGCAGCACGAGACCGCCGCCCGATGACCTCCCGAAAGAATGTCGTGAAGGTCACGATACTTGGCGGCGAGTACACTCTCCGCACCGAGACCTCACCGGAGCACGCGCGTGCGGTAGCGGCTTATGTCGACGACACAATCTCAGAGACGATGCAAGGCAGCCAGATGGTCGAGAGCCACAAGGCGGCAATTCTTGCCGCTCTCCGCATCGCCGGCGAGCTTTTCGAGGCGCGGGATGAGGCGGCCCGCCTTACCACGTCGCTGCGCGAGCTGAGTGACGAAATCCGCCCCTGGCTCCCCCCCGCCAAGCGGCACGATTAATTTACCCCCAAGACACGCGACGACTTTTCGGCGCGATTAGGGGCCGCCTGTGGCGCTGCCGCGGGCCTACATAGATCAAGATGACTCAAACAGCGTGGCTTGCCGCGGCTGGCCTCATTCTTTTTGTGGTAGCCTGCGCGGCTTTTTTCTTTGTAGGGCGACGGTTAGGAAAAAAAGGCGAGACGGCCCGACAGGCAGACGCCAGATCCGGCGCTGAGCAGTCGGCGAAGCGCATCCTCGATGAGGCCGCCAGGGAGGCGGAATCGCTGCTCAAGACGGCAGTCCTCACCGGAAAGGAAGAGCTCATAGGGCTGCGCGAGGAATGGGAGCAGGAAGCCCGCAAGCGACGTGAGGAGATCGAGCGCGAGGAGCGCCGTGTCCAGGAACGGGAGTCGCTCCTCAACCGCAAGTACGAGCTCCTCGAGCAACGCGAGAAGGATGGCGCCAAGCAGGCCTCGGCGCTGACCGCGCGTCAGGAGGCAATGGCGGCACGCGAGCAAGAGCTCACCAGGCTCGTCGGTGAAGAGCGACGCCGGCTCGAGCAGCTTGCCGGCCTTACGGCTCAGGAAGCGAAAGCGGAGCTCATCCAACGTCTAGAGGACGAGGCGCAAGCTGATGCTGCGAACAGACTTCGCGACATTCGCGATACCGCGAAACGGAACGCCGACAGAGAGGCAAAAAAGATCATTGCCCTCGCAATTCAGCGCATTGCGGCCGAGCAGACCGCCGAGACGACGGTTTCCGCTGTGTCACTGCCAAATGACGAGATGAAAGGCCGCATCATCGGCCGGGAAGGCCGGAACATCCGCGCGTTCGAGCTCATAACGGGTGTCGACGTGATCATCGACGATACGCCTGACACAGTCGTCGTTTCCTGCTTCGACCCGGTGCGCCGCGAGGTCGCCCGGCTCTCACTCGAAAAGCTCGTTGCCGACGGCCGCATCCATCCTGGCCGAATCGAAGAGGTGGTCAGCAAGTCGCGCCAGGAGGTCGACGCGTCGATCATTGATACTGGAGAACGCGCCGCATACGCGAGCGGAGTTCACGGTCTCCATCCGGAGCTCATCAAGCTGATTGGACGAATGCGCTGGAGAACGAGCTACGGCCAGAATATTCTGTCGCATTCGCAGGAGGTTGCCTGGCTGGCCGGAATAATGGCCGCCGAGCTGGGCCTCGACGTCCCGATGGCGCGCCGCGGCGCACTCCTCCATGACATGGGGAAGGTGCTCACGCACGAGCACGAGGGCACACACGTGCAGCTGGGCGTCGAGATGGCGACTCGCTATGGCGAGCATCCTCTTGTCGTGAACTGCATCGCCGCTCACCATGACGATGTGCCGCATGAGAGCGAGATCTCCGTACTCGTTCAGGCGGCCGACGCAATCTCGGGCTCTCGGCCCGGCGCGCGCCGCGAAGCGTTCGAGACCTACGTGAAGCGTCTCGAGGGACTGGAGAGAATT contains:
- a CDS encoding MBL fold metallo-hydrolase, with protein sequence MSAPTPLVEKRVVGGLTIHAIQSGGQKLDGGAMFGVVPKVLWERRIPADERNRIQLGMRCLLIEHASGLVLIDTGAGNKEDQKFKAMYGIENDGADGRTLLEDGLREIGARPEDVAIVINTHLHFDHAGGNTYRDESGKVKPSFPNARYFVKRGEYDYATHTNERTSASYFERNFMPVVATGKFEFVSREREIVKGIRVVPTPGHTPFHQSVLIDSGGERAFFLGDLCPTHAHLPLPWIMGYDVEPLVTLETKRRILRQAEDEGWLLVFEHDASVAWGRVEHDGKGYGLKGD
- the infC gene encoding translation initiation factor IF-3; this encodes MQDTTKRVRVNRQIRISPLRVIAADGAQLGIMDVEAALAAAVEQGLDLVEVAPLARPPVVRIMDYGKYKFEMAKMARQAKKKQHVIHLKEVKFRPGIEEHDFATKTRHARAFLADGNKVKVTLMFRGRQIAHPELGRIVVNRVAQELSDVAKVETEPKFEGKFMTMILAPK
- the rpmI gene encoding 50S ribosomal protein L35, with the protein product MPKMKSHRGARKRFKITGTGKVKRMKAFKSHILTKKTSKRKRRLRQSAVITTPGEAKNIKRLLQA
- the rplT gene encoding 50S ribosomal protein L20, whose translation is MPRVRSNVVRLKRKKQVMKAARGAFGARSKLWKAAKENVERGWKYAYRDRKNKKRDFRKLWIVRINAAAHQHDMSYSVFMNGLKRAGVEIDRKVLADIAVNDPAAFGALAEAARAALAAA
- the pheS gene encoding phenylalanine--tRNA ligase subunit alpha, which codes for MKLQEFIARIAEVEARAASLVAAAASTAALEAARHSLVGRKSGELTALMKELPALSPEERREAGAAVNRAKSAIENALDTRAIDLISAKTTGCTIDLTMPARRHWKGAKHPVTLVIEEIEEIFRELGFTIALGPEAETEWHNFGALNFPPDHPAMDMHDTLYLDDGLLLRTHTSPVQIRTLQSYEPPIRILAPGNVYRRDFFDASHAPVFAQIEGLAVDEGVSFVDLKATLTRFANRFFGATRTRFRPSYFPFTEPSAEMDVECTLCKGSGCAACKHTGWSEILGSGMVHPLVLEASGVDSERYTGWAFGMGPGRAAMQRYGVPDIRLLYDSDMRFLEQFAE
- the pheT gene encoding phenylalanine--tRNA ligase subunit beta, whose product is MNASYEWLRDFVPFALSPEELRDLLTSRVATVDDIVRLRADLDEIVVARVVEVERHPNADHLWVTKVDAGSGELRDVVCGAPNVTAGALYPFAAVGSTLPGGLKLEKRKIRGVVSEGMLCSARELDLGTDHEGIMALDVNVSPGTKFLDAVAVGDVRLVVDVLPNRPDLLSHEGLAREIAAAISVPLRVPAIPGHTDSPGPAVGRQPHATVMVEDVSGCPRYMAAIIRDVKIAPSPSWLAARVEAVGSRSINNVVDATNYMLHGFGQPMHAFDLSRLEGNRIVVRRARNGEKIRTLDGIERILDPEMTVIADGSSAQAIAGVIGGEGSEVTDATTDILLEVASFDARRVRATRRKLGVSSDASYRFERGVDAHACSRHLRYAIELITAVAGGTLDGDPADVCATLPIPPVIPVRSQRIETLLGEAIDSEEIDRELTSIGFSVATGKRDDGISVTPPTWRSDVVAEVEVIEEVARLHGYDKFSSEIRPFRPGSVPDAPLHLLSARVRNACVAAGLLEVRPLPFTRSNDKRSLKVRNPLAEDEAFLRQDILDTLARRAELNLAHMQRTIRLFEIGAVFLSNEAGKGALPDERIHLAILVLGDRRPPHFTEPRPPHYDEWDAKGIAESLGGAVFPGHVISCVPAEGDALWTITAADVKVGIVRPVPLDAPAWAAPAFGIEIDLEALSAWPGRMYSASPGAADRRSDGTVGKRSGDAGARAAPAVSAPARFYTPIPAMPAMDVDIALIVPDRIDAGQVERVIREAAGELLERLALFDEFRGAGVPEGSRSLAWRLTFRHPERTLREREIQGRTERIVKALEGELGVRQRTA